The Myxococcaceae bacterium JPH2 genome has a window encoding:
- a CDS encoding isopenicillin N synthase family oxygenase, whose protein sequence is MSRSARRIPTVNLSHYRSGTPQERARFVQVFGDAIKEFGFVTVEGHGIEDGLIRRTYSDVEKFFQLPEDVKTRYAVPERPGQRGFMAFGQEHAKNRKVGDLKEFWHVGRELDAGHPYLADYGANVWPKEVPSFREHTLSLYRELDGAATVMLQALAEYFELPRTTFSDMTVDGNSVLRVIHYPPLKDRFIPGAVRAAEHEDINFITLLCEGTSGGLELLTRDGEWIPVDTLRGQIVVDSGDMLSRVTNNVIPATTHRVVNPPSPAEDTVRYSMPFFVHPYSECSLKPLPSMETPDNPARHPPITADAFLKQRLRELGFLK, encoded by the coding sequence CGCTCCGCACGACGCATCCCTACCGTGAACCTGTCCCACTATCGCTCCGGAACGCCGCAGGAGCGGGCGCGCTTCGTCCAGGTCTTTGGCGACGCCATCAAGGAGTTCGGCTTCGTCACCGTCGAAGGCCACGGCATCGAGGACGGGCTCATCCGCCGCACGTACTCGGACGTGGAGAAGTTCTTCCAGCTCCCCGAGGACGTGAAGACCCGCTACGCCGTCCCCGAGCGCCCCGGCCAGCGCGGCTTCATGGCCTTTGGCCAGGAGCACGCCAAGAACCGCAAGGTGGGCGACCTGAAGGAGTTCTGGCACGTGGGCCGTGAGCTCGACGCGGGCCACCCGTACCTGGCGGACTACGGCGCCAACGTGTGGCCGAAGGAAGTGCCCTCCTTCCGCGAGCACACCCTCTCGCTCTACCGCGAGCTGGATGGCGCCGCGACGGTGATGCTCCAGGCGCTGGCCGAGTACTTCGAGCTGCCGCGCACCACCTTCAGCGACATGACCGTGGACGGCAACTCGGTGCTGCGGGTCATCCACTATCCGCCGCTCAAGGACCGCTTCATCCCCGGCGCCGTGCGCGCCGCCGAGCACGAGGACATCAACTTCATCACGCTGCTGTGCGAGGGGACCTCGGGCGGACTGGAGCTGCTCACCCGCGATGGCGAGTGGATCCCCGTGGACACGCTGCGCGGGCAGATTGTCGTGGACTCGGGCGACATGCTCAGCCGCGTGACGAACAACGTCATCCCCGCCACCACGCACCGGGTCGTCAATCCGCCGAGCCCCGCGGAGGACACCGTGCGCTACTCGATGCCCTTCTTCGTGCACCCGTACTCGGAATGCAGCCTCAAGCCGCTGCCCAGCATGGAGACGCCGGACAACCCCGCGCGCCACCCGCCCATCACCGCGGACGCGTTCCTCAAGCAGCGCCTGCGCGAGCTGGGCTTCTTGAAGTAG